The proteins below are encoded in one region of Ornithinimicrobium avium:
- a CDS encoding lysophospholipid acyltransferase family protein — MSRNRWAASARHVLWRAASTLVGGVRIGGHVPDGPMVLVANHTSHADTAALLAAVPPDRLPVLAAAEDYWFRQPLRRAVVTGLVGALPVPRDGGGGYEALRAAAAPVLAGGGTVVIYPEGTRGRPGEDLGRFRSGALRLAADEGVPLVPVGISGTGRVLPKHGRLRPAGVVLRFGQALPPQACPGDPGRGGARGGPGAARRQQRGALARLARAPVARPAQRHPARRRGLRLGSGGGPVLAGHRRDVPRPRRRPAAPAPRPAHRRPGRRVGARGGGARRRDPRGRTSPRPVDHPADARHRPRAAAAGGCLGRAPPGVQRHTHQGLRPRRRRRGGPR; from the coding sequence ATGAGCAGGAACAGGTGGGCGGCGAGCGCCCGGCACGTCCTGTGGCGGGCGGCGTCCACGCTGGTGGGTGGCGTGCGCATCGGGGGTCATGTCCCGGACGGGCCGATGGTCCTGGTCGCCAACCACACCTCGCACGCCGACACCGCGGCCCTGCTCGCCGCGGTCCCCCCGGACCGGCTGCCGGTCCTGGCGGCCGCGGAGGACTACTGGTTCCGTCAGCCGCTGCGCCGTGCGGTGGTGACCGGGCTGGTCGGCGCACTGCCGGTGCCCCGGGACGGCGGGGGTGGCTACGAGGCGCTGCGGGCTGCCGCCGCACCGGTCCTCGCCGGCGGCGGGACCGTCGTGATCTATCCCGAGGGCACGCGCGGCCGGCCCGGGGAGGACCTGGGGCGGTTCCGCTCCGGCGCGCTGCGCCTGGCAGCCGACGAGGGCGTCCCGCTGGTGCCGGTCGGGATCAGCGGCACCGGACGCGTGCTGCCCAAGCACGGCCGCCTGCGCCCCGCGGGCGTCGTGCTGCGCTTCGGCCAGGCGCTCCCGCCCCAGGCGTGCCCGGGAGATCCCGGCCGAGGCGGTGCGCGCGGCGGTCCAGGCGCTGCGCGACGACAGCAGCGAGGTGCCCTGGCCCGACTCGCGCGTGCACCTGTGGCTCGACCCGCGCAGCGACACCCAGCTCGTCGGCGCGGCCTTCGTCTGGGGAGCGGCGGAGGCCCTGTCCTGGCCGGTCATCGCCGAGATGTTCCTCGTCCTCGTCGGCGCCCCGCAGCACCGGCGCCTCGGCCGGCTCACCGCCGGCCTGGTCGCCGGGTCGGTGCTCGGGGCGGTGGCGCACGCCGCCGCGACCCGCGGGGGCGCACGTCTCCCCGCCCCGTGGACCACCCCGCGGATGCACGACACCGCCCGCGCGCAGCTGCGGCAGGAGGGTGCCTGGGCCGTGCGCCACCAGGCGTTCAACGGCATACCCATCAAGGTCTACGCCCGCGCCGCCGGCGTCGGGGGGGACCCCGCTGA
- a CDS encoding alpha/beta hydrolase: MSEPTFTHTVPDGTVLHVYRWLPEGTTRAVVQVAHGMVEHAGRYAHLGRRLAREGYAVYASDHRGHGRTAGSPDDLGHLGDEGGFAATVDDLVSLGDRLRAEHPGLPLVLLGHSMGSFLARAYAARYGERLDALVLSGTAGDPGATGRVGVRLAALESRVRGPRARSALMEALTLGPYNRRFSPNRTDFDWLSRDEAQVDAYVEDTLCGGRATAAFYRDLLTGLIWVNQLPTAAMMPADLPVHIVAGEVDPVGGADAAVEVAGLMLEAGVQDVTVRIWPGARHEVLNETNRDEVEDEIVGWLDAHV, encoded by the coding sequence ATGAGCGAGCCGACCTTCACCCACACGGTCCCCGACGGGACCGTCCTGCACGTCTACCGCTGGCTGCCGGAGGGGACGACGCGGGCCGTGGTCCAGGTCGCGCACGGCATGGTCGAGCACGCGGGCCGCTACGCCCACCTCGGGCGGCGGCTGGCGAGGGAGGGGTATGCGGTGTACGCCTCCGACCACCGCGGCCACGGGCGCACGGCCGGCAGCCCCGACGACCTGGGCCACCTCGGGGACGAGGGCGGTTTCGCGGCGACGGTGGACGACCTGGTCTCCCTCGGCGACCGCCTCCGGGCCGAGCACCCGGGCCTGCCCCTCGTGCTGCTCGGGCACAGCATGGGCTCCTTCCTGGCCCGGGCCTACGCCGCGCGCTACGGCGAGCGGCTCGACGCCCTGGTCCTCAGCGGGACGGCAGGAGACCCGGGTGCGACGGGCCGGGTCGGCGTGCGGCTGGCGGCCCTGGAGTCACGGGTCCGGGGGCCGAGGGCGCGCAGCGCGCTGATGGAGGCGCTGACGCTGGGGCCCTACAACCGCAGGTTCTCCCCCAACCGGACCGACTTCGACTGGCTCTCGCGCGACGAGGCGCAGGTGGACGCCTACGTCGAGGACACGCTGTGCGGCGGGCGGGCGACGGCCGCGTTCTACCGCGACCTGCTCACCGGGCTGATCTGGGTCAACCAGCTCCCGACCGCGGCGATGATGCCGGCCGACCTGCCCGTACATATCGTTGCCGGCGAGGTCGACCCCGTGGGCGGCGCCGACGCCGCGGTGGAGGTCGCGGGGCTCATGCTCGAGGCCGGCGTCCAGGACGTCACGGTCAGGATCTGGCCGGGTGCGCGCCACGAGGTGCTCAACGAGACGAACCGGGACGAGGTCGAGGACGAGATCGTCGGCTGGCTCGACGCGCACGTCTGA
- a CDS encoding spermidine synthase, with translation MSVVWDEHGGATVLRDGHQQSYVDPDDPLLLVFEYVQHLALVLQALRPDPAPLAVTHVGGAGMTLARWVHRVHPGSPQIVLEPDTALTELVRREIPLPRGHRVRVRPLSGQEGVAGLRDGSADVVVVDAFEEGRVPGPLAGRAWARELSRVLAPDGLVLANVADDPGLRWVGRYCATLELELAHVGQMLLREIAAGKRFGNVVVVASRQPLDDVSLTRAAAKAPFPSVWRDAAQTRRAAGGARPFGEEGESSPVPPDPGTLRLR, from the coding sequence GTGAGCGTCGTCTGGGACGAGCACGGTGGCGCGACCGTCCTGCGCGACGGGCACCAGCAGTCCTACGTCGACCCGGACGACCCGCTGCTGCTCGTCTTCGAGTACGTCCAGCACCTCGCGCTCGTCCTCCAGGCGCTGCGTCCCGACCCGGCCCCGCTGGCGGTGACGCACGTCGGCGGCGCCGGTATGACGTTGGCGCGGTGGGTGCACCGCGTCCACCCCGGCTCGCCGCAGATCGTCCTCGAGCCGGACACCGCCCTCACCGAGCTGGTGCGTCGGGAGATCCCGCTGCCGCGCGGCCACCGCGTCCGGGTGCGCCCGCTCTCCGGGCAGGAGGGGGTCGCCGGGCTGCGCGACGGCTCGGCCGACGTCGTGGTGGTGGACGCCTTCGAGGAGGGCCGCGTGCCTGGGCCGCTGGCCGGGAGGGCGTGGGCGCGCGAGCTGTCCCGGGTCCTGGCTCCCGACGGGCTGGTCCTGGCCAACGTCGCCGACGACCCCGGGCTGCGGTGGGTGGGGCGCTACTGCGCGACGCTGGAGCTGGAGCTGGCGCACGTGGGCCAGATGCTGCTGCGCGAGATCGCCGCCGGCAAGCGCTTCGGCAACGTGGTCGTCGTCGCCTCCAGGCAGCCGCTGGACGACGTGTCCCTGACCCGGGCGGCGGCGAAGGCTCCCTTCCCGAGCGTGTGGCGCGACGCCGCGCAGACGCGACGCGCCGCCGGCGGGGCCCGGCCCTTCGGCGAGGAGGGCGAGAGCTCGCCCGTGCCGCCCGACCCCGGCACCCTGCGCCTGCGCTGA
- a CDS encoding DUF3000 domain-containing protein: MVSRISGSRPQARQRASGRAAVPLDGDATVFARALVGLREVVVRPELVLEEVPAPSRLAPHTVALSGEVVPSYLSEDDDPDATGRFVLLHDPSCPEPWEGAWRVVTYAKAEMEPEVGHDPLAGQAGWSWLTDALEAGSLSWTAPAGTVTCVTSESFGALSDRAPTVDLEVRASWTPVLTDGAEGEELSAHLRAWADLLCTLAGLPPLPDGVVALSGPRR; the protein is encoded by the coding sequence GTGGTGAGCCGAATCTCGGGATCCCGGCCGCAGGCCCGTCAGCGCGCCTCCGGCAGGGCCGCCGTGCCCCTCGACGGGGACGCGACCGTGTTCGCCCGCGCCCTGGTGGGGTTGCGGGAGGTGGTCGTGCGCCCCGAGCTCGTGCTCGAGGAGGTACCTGCCCCCAGCCGTCTGGCGCCGCACACGGTCGCGCTGTCCGGCGAGGTGGTGCCGAGCTACCTCAGCGAGGACGACGACCCCGACGCGACCGGCCGCTTCGTCCTGCTGCACGACCCGTCCTGCCCGGAGCCGTGGGAGGGCGCGTGGCGCGTCGTCACCTACGCCAAGGCCGAGATGGAGCCCGAGGTCGGCCACGACCCCCTCGCCGGCCAGGCCGGCTGGTCCTGGCTCACCGACGCCCTGGAGGCCGGCTCGCTGAGCTGGACGGCGCCGGCCGGCACGGTGACCTGCGTGACCTCCGAGAGCTTCGGCGCGCTCTCCGACCGCGCTCCCACCGTGGACCTCGAGGTGCGCGCGTCCTGGACCCCGGTCCTGACCGACGGTGCCGAGGGCGAGGAGCTGTCGGCGCACCTGCGGGCCTGGGCCGACCTGCTGTGCACCCTCGCCGGGCTGCCGCCGCTGCCCGACGGCGTCGTGGCGCTGTCGGGACCGCGCCGGTGA
- a CDS encoding helix-turn-helix domain-containing protein, whose protein sequence is MTESYLSRIGGLIRDARRHKDLTQADLAELLGTSQSAVARIEQGKQNLSLEMIARIGEKLDSEIVQVSSGVPQNLRIEGGLKLSGEIDVRTSKNAAVALLCASLLNKGRTTLRKLARIEEVNRITEVLVSIGFKIRWLPDSSDLEIVPPEKIDLASMDDAAARRTRTIIMFLGPLLHEFDNFELPYAGGCDLGTRTVEPHMIALRHFGLDVTATTGSYRAAADPAKRPTRPIVLTERGDTVTENVLLAAARHPGTTVIRNASSNYMVQDLCVFLRKLGVTIEGLGTTTLTVTGMEHIDVDIDYSPSEDPIEAMSLLSAAVVTGSEMTIKRVPIEFMEIELAVLDTMGFQCELSEEYVSDNGHTRLVDLRTVPGPLRAPLDKIHPLPFPGLNIDNLPFFAIIAACAQGSTLIHDWVYENRAIYLTELTTLGAKVHLMDPHRVMIEGPTRWRAGEIMCPPALRPGVVILLAMLAAPGTSVLRNVYVINRGYEDLATRLNGLGAKIQTFRDI, encoded by the coding sequence ATGACTGAGAGCTACCTCTCGCGCATCGGTGGACTGATCCGCGACGCGCGCCGCCACAAGGACCTGACCCAGGCCGACCTGGCCGAGCTGCTCGGCACGAGCCAGAGCGCCGTGGCCCGCATCGAGCAGGGCAAGCAGAACCTCTCCCTGGAGATGATCGCCCGGATCGGGGAGAAGCTGGACTCCGAGATCGTCCAGGTCTCCTCCGGCGTCCCGCAGAACCTGCGGATCGAGGGCGGCCTGAAGCTGTCCGGCGAGATCGACGTGCGCACCTCCAAGAACGCCGCCGTCGCGCTGCTGTGCGCCTCCCTGCTCAACAAGGGGCGCACCACGCTGCGCAAGCTGGCCCGGATCGAGGAGGTCAACCGGATCACCGAGGTGCTGGTCTCCATCGGCTTCAAGATCCGCTGGCTGCCGGACTCCTCCGACCTGGAGATCGTGCCGCCGGAGAAGATCGACCTGGCCTCGATGGACGACGCGGCCGCGCGCCGGACCCGCACCATCATCATGTTCCTGGGCCCCCTGCTGCACGAGTTCGACAACTTCGAGCTGCCCTACGCCGGCGGCTGCGACCTGGGCACCCGCACGGTCGAGCCGCACATGATCGCGCTGCGCCACTTCGGTCTCGATGTCACCGCGACGACCGGCTCCTACCGCGCCGCGGCCGACCCGGCCAAGCGCCCCACCCGACCGATCGTGCTCACCGAGCGCGGCGACACCGTGACCGAGAACGTCCTGCTCGCCGCCGCCCGTCACCCCGGCACCACGGTCATCCGCAACGCCTCGTCCAACTACATGGTCCAGGACCTGTGCGTCTTCCTGCGCAAGCTCGGCGTCACCATCGAGGGGCTGGGCACCACCACGCTCACGGTGACGGGCATGGAGCACATCGACGTGGACATCGACTACTCCCCCTCGGAGGACCCGATCGAGGCGATGAGCCTGCTCTCCGCCGCGGTCGTCACCGGCAGCGAGATGACGATCAAGCGGGTGCCGATCGAGTTCATGGAGATCGAGCTCGCGGTCCTGGACACGATGGGATTCCAGTGCGAGCTGTCCGAGGAGTACGTCTCGGACAACGGCCACACCCGGCTGGTCGACCTCAGGACCGTCCCCGGCCCGCTGAGGGCGCCGCTGGACAAGATCCACCCGCTGCCCTTCCCGGGGCTCAACATCGACAACCTGCCCTTCTTCGCGATCATCGCGGCCTGTGCGCAGGGGTCCACGCTCATCCACGACTGGGTCTACGAGAACCGCGCCATCTACCTCACCGAGCTCACCACGCTCGGCGCCAAGGTCCACCTGATGGACCCGCACCGGGTGATGATCGAGGGCCCGACCCGCTGGCGCGCCGGCGAGATCATGTGCCCGCCGGCGCTGCGCCCGGGCGTGGTTATCCTGCTGGCGATGCTCGCCGCCCCGGGCACCTCGGTGCTGCGCAACGTCTACGTGATCAACCGCGGCTACGAGGACCTCGCCACCCGGCTCAACGGCCTGGGCGCCAAGATCCAGACCTTCCGGGACATCTAG
- a CDS encoding DUF6541 family protein: MSWGEVAPGIVGLALLWVLPGYAVLRLLGVRGLLALGAGPAVTSGVCGVLAILYAFVGLRWSLWSLLAGLLLVSAVAALAGRLLGTTSDPRGATVAGERPLRSREKVWLALTWVLGGGALGAAMMSGMGRADQPPQAWDAVFHLNALWFVRETGNASSLGGLAPMYADQVQPFYPAVWHGIVAVAPGFERVTEAANSSSLVLGSVVWVAGLVALTRVVYPSRALPSVLVPVLAASYVTFPAIAVSMLAVWPFALSVACLPGTIALVIATLRGVLSWQLHLVHGAGLVMAVTGVILAHPSGLFSLVLLAVPLLTVLLARQMRRRSRHGSRVVAVAVMVGWAVAVVGVIAFLVTFPPVRSIMDYKRGGQDSYLPGIGSMLIDHPLIYVYKITSVNLLGTVLVLLGVVLTVGRSHARWLVASLAGAVALTLLAAGPPQNPLRVLAGFWYTQPSRINELVLVPALVLAAGGASWLARLAALRLRVPVPAAAAGMVVVVVTLTSGLRWTSQTQVMASTYTTYPIAWGTILEPQEIEMIDRARDTLPDDAVVLGEPVAGSPYLLDRADVQVVFPQLSPIPDSPERTVLEQHFKDWRIRPEVCEAVRALGVTHVYADSLTFQDPLNAKYEDTTPGLRNIEPHGEGWRKLDEGGHASLWEFTGCDER; this comes from the coding sequence ATGAGCTGGGGGGAGGTCGCGCCCGGGATCGTCGGGCTCGCGCTGCTGTGGGTGCTTCCCGGGTATGCCGTGCTCCGGCTCCTCGGCGTCCGCGGGCTCCTCGCCCTGGGGGCCGGGCCGGCGGTCACCTCCGGGGTCTGCGGCGTGCTGGCGATCCTCTACGCCTTCGTCGGGCTGCGCTGGTCGCTGTGGTCGCTGCTCGCCGGGCTTCTGCTCGTGTCGGCGGTCGCCGCGCTGGCCGGCCGCCTGCTGGGCACCACCTCGGACCCGCGCGGGGCGACGGTCGCCGGCGAGCGTCCGCTGCGCTCCAGGGAGAAGGTCTGGCTGGCGCTGACCTGGGTCCTGGGCGGGGGCGCGCTCGGAGCCGCGATGATGTCCGGGATGGGTCGGGCCGACCAGCCGCCGCAGGCCTGGGACGCTGTCTTCCACCTCAACGCGCTCTGGTTCGTCCGGGAGACCGGCAACGCCAGCTCCCTCGGCGGCCTGGCGCCGATGTACGCCGATCAGGTCCAGCCCTTCTACCCGGCCGTCTGGCACGGGATCGTGGCCGTCGCACCCGGCTTCGAGCGGGTCACCGAGGCGGCCAACTCCTCCTCGCTCGTCCTCGGCTCGGTGGTCTGGGTCGCGGGCCTGGTCGCGCTGACCCGGGTCGTCTACCCCAGCAGGGCGCTGCCGAGCGTGCTCGTCCCGGTGCTGGCCGCGAGCTACGTGACCTTCCCGGCGATCGCGGTCTCGATGCTGGCCGTCTGGCCGTTCGCCCTCTCGGTCGCCTGCCTGCCCGGCACGATCGCCCTGGTCATCGCGACCCTGCGCGGTGTCCTGTCCTGGCAGCTGCACCTCGTCCACGGCGCCGGTCTGGTGATGGCCGTCACGGGCGTCATCCTGGCCCATCCCTCGGGTCTCTTCTCCCTCGTCCTGCTCGCGGTGCCGCTGCTCACCGTGCTGCTCGCCCGGCAGATGCGGCGACGGTCGCGGCACGGCTCGCGCGTCGTGGCCGTGGCGGTGATGGTCGGGTGGGCGGTGGCCGTCGTGGGCGTGATCGCCTTCCTCGTCACCTTCCCGCCGGTGCGGTCGATCATGGACTACAAGCGGGGCGGGCAGGACTCCTACCTGCCGGGGATCGGGTCGATGCTGATCGACCACCCGCTCATCTACGTCTACAAGATCACCTCGGTCAACCTCCTCGGCACGGTCCTGGTGCTGCTCGGGGTGGTCCTCACCGTCGGCCGCTCGCACGCCCGGTGGCTGGTGGCCTCGCTGGCCGGGGCGGTCGCGCTCACCCTGCTGGCGGCCGGCCCGCCGCAGAACCCGCTGCGGGTCCTGGCCGGCTTCTGGTACACCCAGCCCTCCCGGATCAACGAGCTGGTCCTCGTCCCCGCCCTGGTCCTGGCGGCCGGCGGTGCGTCGTGGCTGGCCCGGCTGGCCGCCCTGCGCCTGCGGGTGCCGGTCCCTGCCGCGGCCGCCGGCATGGTGGTCGTGGTCGTGACCCTCACCTCGGGGCTGCGCTGGACCAGCCAGACCCAGGTCATGGCCTCCACCTACACGACCTACCCGATCGCCTGGGGGACCATCCTGGAGCCGCAGGAGATCGAGATGATCGACCGCGCCCGCGACACCCTGCCCGACGACGCGGTGGTGCTGGGGGAGCCGGTCGCGGGGTCGCCCTACCTGCTCGACCGCGCCGACGTGCAGGTCGTCTTCCCCCAGCTCAGCCCGATCCCGGACTCGCCGGAGCGCACCGTGCTGGAGCAGCACTTCAAGGACTGGCGGATCCGGCCCGAGGTGTGCGAGGCGGTCCGGGCGCTCGGCGTGACGCACGTGTATGCCGACTCGCTCACCTTCCAGGACCCGCTCAACGCGAAGTACGAGGACACCACACCGGGCCTGCGCAACATCGAGCCGCACGGCGAGGGGTGGCGCAAGCTGGACGAGGGCGGCCACGCCTCGCTCTGGGAGTTCACCGGCTGCGACGAGCGGTAG
- a CDS encoding glycerophosphodiester phosphodiesterase — protein sequence MRTAYLDHPGPVPMAHRGFDLDGLENTMRAFGAAVDLGFRYVETDVHATRDGHVVAFHDETLDRVTDRTGTIPELSWREVSRARVGGVERVPLLEDLLGTWPELRVNIDIKSSGAVVPLVRVIERTRAHDRVCVTSFSDQRRQAATMRLTRPVVTSAGQSSTAAFRAAAELPHLVRPAVVARALHAVDGVQVPSHHYGIEVVTPTTLAAAHEVGRFVHVWTVNDVPEMVRLLDLGVDGLISDRADLLKDVLVARGQWVQ from the coding sequence GTGCGCACGGCATACCTCGACCACCCGGGACCGGTCCCGATGGCCCACCGGGGTTTCGACCTGGACGGGCTGGAGAACACCATGCGCGCGTTCGGTGCGGCGGTCGACCTCGGCTTCCGCTACGTCGAGACCGACGTGCACGCCACCCGGGACGGCCACGTCGTGGCCTTCCACGACGAGACGCTGGACCGGGTGACCGACCGGACCGGCACCATCCCCGAGCTGTCCTGGCGCGAGGTGTCCCGGGCCCGGGTCGGCGGCGTCGAGCGCGTGCCGCTCCTGGAGGACCTGCTGGGCACCTGGCCGGAGCTGCGCGTCAACATCGACATCAAGTCCTCCGGCGCGGTCGTGCCCCTCGTGCGGGTCATCGAGCGCACCCGCGCCCACGACCGGGTGTGCGTCACCTCCTTCTCCGACCAGCGGCGCCAGGCGGCCACGATGCGGCTGACCCGGCCGGTGGTCACCTCGGCCGGCCAGAGCTCGACCGCCGCCTTCCGCGCAGCCGCCGAGCTGCCCCACCTGGTGCGACCGGCGGTCGTGGCCCGGGCGCTGCACGCGGTCGACGGGGTGCAGGTCCCGTCCCACCACTACGGCATCGAGGTGGTCACCCCCACGACGCTGGCCGCGGCCCACGAGGTGGGCCGCTTCGTGCACGTGTGGACGGTCAACGACGTGCCCGAGATGGTGCGTCTGCTCGACCTGGGCGTGGACGGGCTGATCAGCGACCGCGCCGACCTGCTCAAGGACGTCCTGGTCGCCCGCGGCCAGTGGGTGCAGTGA
- a CDS encoding nucleotide sugar dehydrogenase, whose translation MKIAVVALGKIGLPLAVQFADADPSHEVVGVDVSQRVVDLVNAGQEPFPGEAHLAEKLAELVPAGRLRATTDYADAVPGADAVVIVVPLFVDEASGRPDFGWMDGATASLAQHLTPGTLVSYETTLPVGTTRTRWKPMIEEISGLTEGSEDGFHLVFSPERVLTGRVFADLRRYPKLVGGLSGPGAAAAVEFYQAVLDFDQRPDLPRPNGVWDLGSAEAAEMAKLAETTYRDVNIGLANQFARFADTAGIDVHKVIEASNSQPYSHIHHPGIAVGGHCIPVYPRLYLSTDPDATVVRTAREANAAMPEYAVARAESLLGSLAGLRVVVLGASYRGKVKETAFSGVFGTVDALRARGAQVLVHDPMYTPEELTGLGWTPYTWSPGEPGDDIDVAIVQADHPQYAQLSAEDLPGLRLLLDGRRVTDPARFTGVPRLTIGGGEPVEA comes from the coding sequence ATGAAGATCGCGGTCGTCGCGCTCGGCAAGATCGGTCTGCCGCTCGCGGTGCAGTTCGCCGACGCCGACCCCTCCCACGAGGTCGTGGGGGTCGACGTCAGCCAGCGGGTCGTCGACCTGGTCAACGCCGGCCAGGAGCCCTTCCCGGGCGAGGCGCACCTGGCCGAGAAGCTCGCCGAGCTCGTCCCCGCCGGGCGGCTGCGCGCGACGACCGACTACGCCGACGCGGTCCCCGGGGCCGACGCCGTGGTCATCGTCGTGCCCCTTTTCGTCGACGAGGCGAGCGGCCGGCCCGACTTCGGCTGGATGGACGGCGCCACCGCCAGCCTCGCGCAGCACCTGACCCCGGGCACGCTGGTCTCCTACGAGACCACGCTGCCGGTGGGCACCACCCGCACCCGCTGGAAGCCGATGATCGAGGAGATCTCCGGGCTGACCGAGGGCAGCGAAGACGGCTTCCACCTGGTGTTCTCCCCCGAGCGGGTCCTGACCGGCCGGGTCTTCGCCGACCTGCGCAGGTACCCCAAGCTCGTCGGCGGCCTGTCCGGTCCCGGCGCCGCGGCCGCCGTGGAGTTCTACCAGGCCGTCCTCGACTTCGACCAGCGCCCCGACCTGCCCCGCCCCAACGGGGTGTGGGACCTGGGCAGCGCCGAGGCGGCGGAGATGGCCAAGCTGGCCGAGACGACCTACCGCGACGTCAACATCGGGCTGGCCAACCAGTTCGCCCGGTTCGCCGACACCGCCGGGATCGACGTGCACAAGGTGATCGAGGCGTCCAACTCCCAGCCCTACAGCCACATCCACCACCCCGGCATCGCCGTCGGCGGGCACTGCATCCCGGTCTATCCCCGCCTCTACCTCTCCACCGACCCCGACGCCACCGTGGTGCGGACCGCCCGCGAGGCCAACGCGGCGATGCCCGAGTACGCCGTCGCCCGCGCCGAGTCCCTCCTGGGCTCCCTGGCGGGCCTGCGCGTCGTCGTCCTGGGCGCCTCCTACCGCGGGAAGGTCAAGGAGACCGCCTTCTCCGGCGTCTTCGGCACCGTCGACGCGCTGCGCGCCCGCGGCGCCCAGGTCCTCGTCCACGACCCGATGTACACCCCCGAGGAGCTGACCGGCCTGGGCTGGACGCCCTACACCTGGAGCCCCGGTGAGCCGGGCGACGACATCGATGTCGCGATCGTCCAGGCCGACCACCCGCAGTACGCCCAGCTCTCCGCCGAGGACCTGCCCGGTCTGCGCCTCCTCCTCGACGGCCGCAGGGTCACCGACCCCGCCCGCTTCACCGGGGTCCCCAGGCTGACCATCGGCGGGGGCGAACCGGTCGAGGCATGA
- a CDS encoding ribonuclease D → MIRVPEVPDLDPDPTSDFERVDVPSGGVPRVVDTERDLAEAMESLRGGSGPVAVDAERASGYRYGQRAYLVQLSRRGSGTWLVDPVPFADLAGLDEVLAPDEWVLHAATQDIPCLAEVGLRPRALFDTELGARLAGLPRVGLSASLEYYLGVTLAKEHSAVDWSTRPLPEPWLRYAALDVELLVDLRDRMERDLAEQGKLAWARQEFAALVDFRPRSADGEDWRRTSGMHRVRRPRNLAALRELWHARDAIAQERDVAPSRIVPDSTLVDLATRMPLHPSGLASERPDRSRSRQRRAEQGLQRYQRTWLDAVRRAAELPEEELPAPSPRSEGPPPARAWAERDPAAAQRLSMARAELATLSERVDVPVENLMTPEHVRKVLWRPPSTVSARTVDEAFAALGARPWQRELVVPLVVAALQEHP, encoded by the coding sequence GTGATCCGCGTCCCGGAGGTGCCCGACCTCGACCCCGACCCCACCTCCGACTTCGAGCGCGTCGACGTCCCCTCCGGGGGCGTGCCGCGCGTGGTGGACACCGAGCGGGACCTGGCCGAGGCGATGGAGTCGCTGCGGGGCGGGAGCGGGCCGGTGGCGGTCGACGCCGAGCGCGCGTCCGGGTACCGCTACGGCCAGCGCGCCTACCTCGTCCAGCTGAGCCGGCGGGGCTCGGGCACCTGGCTGGTCGACCCGGTGCCCTTCGCCGACCTCGCGGGGCTCGACGAGGTCCTGGCCCCCGACGAGTGGGTCCTGCACGCCGCCACCCAGGACATCCCCTGCCTGGCGGAGGTCGGTCTGCGCCCGCGCGCCCTCTTCGACACCGAGCTGGGAGCACGTCTGGCCGGTCTGCCCCGCGTGGGGCTGTCCGCCTCCCTCGAGTACTACCTCGGCGTCACGCTCGCCAAGGAGCACTCGGCGGTCGACTGGTCGACCCGGCCGCTGCCCGAACCCTGGCTGCGCTACGCCGCCCTCGACGTCGAGCTGCTCGTCGACCTGCGCGACCGGATGGAGCGCGACCTGGCCGAGCAGGGCAAGCTCGCGTGGGCCCGCCAGGAGTTCGCCGCCCTGGTCGACTTCCGACCGCGCTCCGCCGACGGCGAGGACTGGCGGCGCACCTCCGGGATGCACCGGGTGCGCAGGCCACGCAACCTGGCCGCGCTGCGCGAGCTCTGGCACGCCCGCGACGCCATCGCCCAGGAGCGCGACGTCGCCCCCAGCCGCATCGTCCCGGACAGCACTCTCGTCGACCTCGCCACCAGGATGCCGCTCCACCCCTCCGGACTGGCGTCGGAGCGGCCCGACCGGTCCCGCTCGCGCCAGCGGCGGGCCGAGCAGGGCCTGCAGCGCTACCAGCGCACCTGGCTCGACGCGGTCCGCCGGGCCGCCGAGCTGCCCGAGGAGGAGCTGCCCGCACCCTCGCCGCGGAGCGAGGGACCGCCGCCGGCCCGGGCGTGGGCCGAGCGCGACCCGGCCGCCGCCCAGCGGCTGAGCATGGCCCGCGCCGAGCTGGCCACCCTCTCCGAGCGCGTGGACGTGCCGGTGGAGAACCTGATGACCCCCGAGCACGTGCGCAAGGTGCTGTGGCGCCCGCCGTCGACGGTGAGCGCCCGGACGGTGGACGAGGCCTTCGCCGCGCTCGGCGCCCGCCCGTGGCAGCGCGAGCTGGTCGTCCCGCTGGTCGTCGCGGCGCTCCAGGAACACCCCTGA
- a CDS encoding phosphatidate cytidylyltransferase: MWLCWSLAHLVALWEAAFVVVFAAAAADVAAYVGGRSLRRFGWARRAISPLSPSKTLGGLVGAVLGAVLMLLVLGELRPGMVVAVAVGGVLGDLLESMVKRRAGVKDAGTWLPGFGGLLDRVDSLLVVLPLAAVLGGAA, encoded by the coding sequence GTGTGGCTGTGCTGGTCGCTGGCGCACCTGGTCGCGCTCTGGGAGGCGGCGTTCGTGGTGGTCTTCGCCGCGGCCGCCGCCGACGTGGCCGCCTACGTGGGCGGCAGGAGCCTGCGCCGGTTCGGCTGGGCCCGCCGCGCCATCTCCCCGCTGTCGCCCAGCAAGACCCTCGGCGGGCTCGTCGGCGCGGTCCTCGGTGCTGTCCTGATGCTCCTCGTCCTCGGCGAGCTGCGGCCGGGCATGGTCGTCGCGGTCGCGGTCGGCGGGGTGCTCGGGGACCTGCTCGAGTCCATGGTCAAGCGCCGAGCCGGGGTGAAGGACGCAGGGACCTGGCTGCCCGGCTTCGGCGGGCTGCTGGACCGCGTCGACTCCCTGCTCGTGGTGCTGCCCCTCGCGGCTGTGCTGGGAGGAGCGGCATGA